A genomic window from Variovorax paradoxus includes:
- a CDS encoding cell division protein FtsQ/DivIB, with product MADSIPAPFDVKLMNIVANIAFAMVALMLLAAGAWWVLRQPFFPIGGIKVDGEVTHNNAVTLRANVAPQLTGNFFTIDLGRARAAFESVPWVRSAVVRREFPNKLRVTLTEQVPVANWGDDAGSKLINGFGDVFEANVAEVDDNLPRLDGPIEQAGQVLGMYRVLQPQFQPYDMSIDELTLSSRGSWKVVLDSGAEIELGRGQSEEVTARLQRFLKTVTQVAGQYRRTMADVEGADLRHNDAYALRLRGVTTVSPEAPRKIK from the coding sequence ATGGCCGACAGCATCCCCGCTCCCTTCGACGTCAAGCTCATGAACATCGTCGCGAACATTGCCTTCGCGATGGTGGCGCTCATGCTGCTGGCGGCGGGTGCGTGGTGGGTGCTGCGGCAGCCTTTCTTCCCCATCGGCGGCATCAAGGTGGACGGCGAGGTCACGCACAACAACGCGGTCACGCTGCGCGCCAACGTGGCGCCGCAGCTCACGGGCAACTTCTTCACCATCGACCTGGGGCGCGCACGCGCTGCCTTCGAGTCGGTGCCGTGGGTGCGCAGCGCGGTGGTGCGGCGCGAGTTCCCGAACAAGCTGCGCGTGACGCTGACCGAGCAGGTGCCGGTTGCCAACTGGGGCGACGACGCGGGCTCGAAGCTCATCAACGGCTTCGGCGACGTGTTCGAGGCCAACGTGGCGGAGGTGGACGACAACCTGCCGCGCCTGGATGGCCCGATCGAACAGGCCGGCCAGGTGCTGGGGATGTACCGCGTGCTGCAGCCGCAGTTCCAGCCTTACGACATGAGCATCGACGAGCTCACGCTGTCGAGCCGGGGCAGCTGGAAGGTGGTGCTCGACAGCGGTGCCGAGATAGAGCTCGGCCGCGGCCAGAGCGAGGAGGTGACGGCCCGCCTGCAGCGGTTCCTGAAGACCGTGACCCAGGTCGCGGGCCAGTACCGCCGCACGATGGCCGACGTCGAGGGCGCCGACCTGCGACACAACGACGCGTATGCATTGCGGCTGCGCGGCGTCACCACGGTCTCGCCAGAGGCCCCAAGAAAAATCAAGTAG
- a CDS encoding D-alanine--D-alanine ligase encodes MSLQDPKLFGKVAVLFGGSSAEREISLMSGTGVLEALRSRGVDAHAFDPSQRDLADLEREGFARCFVALHGRHGEDGTVQGALELLGIPYTGSGVMASSVAMDKVMTKRIWQADGLPTPKYVRLAFDQQSREQIMAVPDVLGLPLIVKPPREGSSIGVTKVEGYSQMQDAITLSAKYDADVLCEEFIEGEEVTCAVLGHGLDARALPVVRISAPEGAYDYQNKYFTDDVKYQCPSGLPEAEEHEIQRITLAAYRTLGCRGWGRADVMIRASDRKPFLLEMNTSPGMTSHSLVPMSARAAGIAYEDLCLRVLASAALDATGGSL; translated from the coding sequence ATGAGCCTTCAGGACCCCAAGCTCTTCGGCAAGGTTGCCGTGCTGTTCGGCGGCAGTTCCGCCGAACGCGAAATCTCGTTGATGTCGGGCACCGGCGTGCTCGAAGCCCTGCGCTCACGCGGTGTCGATGCGCATGCCTTCGACCCTTCGCAGCGCGATCTGGCCGACCTGGAGCGCGAAGGCTTCGCGCGCTGCTTCGTCGCGCTGCATGGCCGCCATGGCGAGGACGGCACCGTGCAGGGCGCGCTCGAACTGCTCGGCATTCCGTACACCGGCTCGGGCGTGATGGCTTCCAGCGTGGCCATGGACAAGGTCATGACCAAGCGCATCTGGCAGGCCGACGGCCTGCCGACGCCCAAGTACGTGCGCCTGGCCTTCGACCAGCAAAGCCGCGAACAGATCATGGCCGTGCCCGACGTGCTCGGCCTGCCGCTGATCGTGAAGCCGCCGCGCGAGGGCTCCTCCATCGGCGTGACCAAGGTCGAGGGCTACTCGCAGATGCAGGACGCGATCACGCTGTCGGCCAAGTACGACGCCGACGTGCTCTGCGAAGAATTCATCGAAGGCGAGGAAGTGACCTGCGCAGTGCTCGGCCACGGGCTCGACGCGCGCGCGCTGCCGGTGGTGCGCATTTCCGCACCCGAAGGCGCCTACGACTACCAGAACAAGTACTTCACCGACGACGTGAAGTACCAGTGCCCGAGCGGCCTGCCCGAAGCGGAAGAGCACGAGATTCAGCGCATCACGCTGGCTGCCTACCGCACGCTCGGCTGCCGCGGCTGGGGCCGTGCCGACGTGATGATTCGCGCCAGCGACCGCAAGCCCTTCCTGCTGGAGATGAACACCTCGCCCGGCATGACCAGCCATTCGCTGGTGCCGATGTCGGCCCGCGCCGCGGGTATCGCGTACGAAGACCTGTGCCTGCGGGTGCTGGCCTCGGCCGCGCTCGACGCAACGGGAGGCTCGCTATAG
- the murC gene encoding UDP-N-acetylmuramate--L-alanine ligase, producing MKHAIRHIHFVGVGGSGMSGIAEVLLNLGYKITGSDLSDSVTLRRLAGLGIGTFVGHAAAHIDGADAVVTSTAVQSDNPEVLAAREKRIPVVPRALMLAELMRLKQGIAIAGTHGKTTTTSLVASVLDAAGLDPTFVIGGRLNSAGANAQLGSGDYIVVEADESDASFLNLLPVMAVVTNIDADHMETYGHDFAKLKKAFVDFLHRMPFYGVAILCTDDPAVREIVADVTCPVTSYGFGEDAQVRAIDVRAVGGQMHFTAQRRNGVTLPDLPIVLNLPGEHNVRNALSVIAVAVELGIPDEAVQRGLAGFKGVGRRFQSYGDVAVQGGDAAGTFTVIDDYGHHPVEMAATIAAARGAFPGRRLVLAFQPHRYTRTRDCFEDFVKVIGTADSVLLGEVYAAGEAPIVAADGRTLARALRVAGKVEPVFVDDIAAMPQAILDNARVGDVVLSMGAGSIGAVPGKVVELGAAAVTAAAPSTSQRDSRKGRAS from the coding sequence ATGAAGCACGCGATTCGTCACATCCATTTCGTGGGCGTCGGTGGTTCCGGCATGAGCGGTATCGCCGAAGTGCTGCTGAACCTGGGCTACAAGATCACCGGTTCCGACCTGTCCGACAGCGTCACGCTGCGCCGACTCGCGGGCCTGGGCATCGGCACCTTCGTGGGCCACGCCGCCGCGCACATCGACGGCGCGGACGCGGTCGTCACTTCCACCGCCGTGCAGTCGGACAACCCCGAAGTGCTGGCCGCGCGCGAGAAGCGCATTCCGGTGGTGCCGCGCGCGCTGATGCTGGCCGAGCTGATGCGCCTGAAGCAGGGCATTGCCATTGCCGGCACGCACGGCAAGACCACCACCACCAGCCTGGTGGCGAGCGTGCTCGATGCCGCCGGGCTCGACCCGACCTTCGTGATCGGCGGGCGCCTGAACAGCGCGGGCGCCAACGCGCAGCTCGGCAGCGGCGACTACATCGTGGTCGAGGCCGACGAGTCGGACGCCTCGTTCCTGAACCTGCTGCCGGTGATGGCGGTGGTCACGAACATCGACGCCGACCACATGGAGACCTACGGGCATGACTTCGCGAAGCTCAAGAAAGCCTTCGTCGACTTCCTGCACCGCATGCCGTTCTACGGCGTGGCCATTCTCTGCACCGACGATCCGGCGGTGCGCGAGATCGTGGCCGACGTGACCTGCCCGGTCACCAGTTACGGCTTTGGCGAAGACGCCCAGGTGCGCGCCATCGACGTGCGCGCCGTCGGCGGCCAGATGCACTTCACCGCGCAGCGCCGCAACGGCGTGACGCTGCCCGACCTGCCCATCGTGCTGAACCTGCCGGGCGAGCACAACGTGCGCAATGCGCTGTCGGTGATCGCGGTGGCCGTGGAGCTCGGCATTCCCGACGAAGCCGTGCAGCGCGGCCTCGCGGGCTTCAAGGGCGTGGGCCGGCGCTTCCAGAGCTACGGCGACGTGGCTGTGCAAGGTGGCGATGCCGCCGGTACCTTCACGGTCATCGACGACTACGGTCATCACCCCGTCGAGATGGCGGCCACCATCGCCGCCGCGCGCGGCGCGTTTCCGGGCCGCCGGCTGGTGCTGGCCTTCCAGCCGCACCGCTATACCCGCACGCGCGACTGCTTCGAGGATTTCGTGAAGGTCATCGGCACGGCCGACTCGGTGCTGCTCGGCGAGGTCTACGCCGCAGGCGAGGCGCCCATCGTGGCGGCCGACGGCCGCACGCTGGCGCGCGCGCTGCGCGTGGCCGGCAAGGTCGAGCCGGTGTTCGTCGACGACATCGCCGCCATGCCGCAAGCCATTCTCGACAACGCCCGCGTGGGCGACGTGGTGCTTTCCATGGGCGCCGGCTCCATTGGCGCGGTGCCGGGCAAGGTCGTCGAACTCGGCGCGGCGGCCGTCACCGCCGCAGCACCCTCAACATCGCAGCGCGATTCGCGCAAAGGGAGGGCCTCATGA
- the murG gene encoding undecaprenyldiphospho-muramoylpentapeptide beta-N-acetylglucosaminyltransferase — MTRTALVMAGGTGGHIFPGLAVAEALRERGWQVHWLGAPGSMEEKLVPPRGFAFEPVQFGGVRGKGPLTLFLLPLKLLRAFWQSLRVVRRVKPDVLVGLGGYITFPGGMMGVLLNKPLVLHEQNSVAGLANKVLAGVADRVFTAFPNVLKKAQWVGNPLRAAFTSQPDPATRFAGRTGPLKLLVVGGSLGARGLNTVVPQALARIEPATRPQVLHQSGAKQIDELRANYTAAGVEGELTPFIEDTAQAYADADIIVARAGASTVTEIAAVGAAALFVPFPSAVDDHQTTNARFLVDAGGGWLVQQADLTPELLADLLQKTERTALIEKATKAKTMQKTEAVEAVVRACEELAK; from the coding sequence ATGACGCGCACCGCACTCGTCATGGCAGGCGGCACAGGCGGCCACATCTTCCCGGGGCTTGCGGTGGCCGAGGCCCTGCGCGAGCGCGGCTGGCAGGTGCACTGGCTGGGCGCACCCGGCAGCATGGAAGAAAAACTCGTGCCGCCGCGCGGCTTCGCCTTCGAGCCCGTGCAGTTCGGCGGCGTGCGCGGCAAGGGCCCGCTCACGCTGTTCCTGTTGCCGCTGAAGCTGCTGCGCGCCTTCTGGCAGAGCCTGCGCGTGGTGCGCCGCGTGAAGCCCGACGTGCTGGTGGGCCTCGGCGGCTACATCACCTTTCCGGGCGGAATGATGGGCGTGCTGCTCAACAAGCCGCTGGTGCTGCACGAGCAGAACTCGGTCGCCGGCCTTGCCAACAAGGTGCTGGCAGGCGTGGCCGACCGCGTGTTCACGGCCTTCCCCAATGTGTTGAAGAAGGCGCAGTGGGTGGGCAACCCGCTGCGTGCGGCCTTCACTTCGCAGCCCGATCCGGCCACGCGCTTCGCGGGCCGCACCGGGCCGCTGAAATTGCTGGTGGTCGGCGGCAGCCTCGGCGCGCGCGGCCTCAACACCGTGGTGCCGCAGGCGCTGGCGCGCATCGAGCCGGCCACGCGCCCGCAGGTGCTGCACCAGAGCGGCGCCAAGCAGATCGACGAACTGCGCGCCAACTACACGGCGGCCGGCGTCGAAGGCGAGCTCACGCCCTTCATCGAAGACACCGCGCAGGCATATGCCGACGCCGACATCATCGTCGCGCGCGCCGGCGCCAGCACCGTCACAGAAATCGCGGCCGTCGGCGCAGCAGCGCTGTTCGTGCCTTTCCCCTCGGCGGTCGACGACCACCAGACCACCAACGCGCGCTTCCTCGTGGATGCGGGCGGCGGATGGCTCGTGCAACAGGCCGACCTCACTCCTGAATTGCTGGCTGACTTGCTACAGAAAACCGAGCGCACCGCGCTGATCGAAAAGGCCACCAAGGCCAAGACCATGCAGAAGACCGAAGCTGTGGAAGCGGTCGTCCGCGCCTGCGAGGAGCTTGCCAAATGA
- the ftsW gene encoding putative lipid II flippase FtsW: MNSAASGATPNASTSRFGGWFRRARSGIDSLPVHLPVRLGGAGIAQTKATPMRVLGFDQALVWVTVALLTWGLIMVYSASIALPDNPRFARAGYSASYFLTRHAASVIFAFIAALLAFQIPMKTWERAAPWLFVASLLLLVAVLIPHIGINVNGARRWLPMGFMRFQPSELAKLAMVLYAASYMVRKMEIKERFFRAVLPMGIAVVVVGMLVMAEPDMGAFMVIAVIAMGILFLGGVNARMFFVIAALVVVAFGTIVASSPWRRERIFAYLDPWSEEHALGKGYQLSHSLIAIGRGEIFGVGLGGSVEKLHWLPEAHTDFLLAVIGEEFGLVGVLLIIGLFLWLTRRIMHIGRQAIALDRVFSGLVAQGVGVWLGFQTFINMGVNLGALPTKGLTLPLMSFGGSAILMNLVALAIVLRIDYENRVLMRGGRV, translated from the coding sequence TTGAACTCTGCCGCCTCAGGCGCCACGCCCAACGCATCCACCAGCCGCTTTGGCGGCTGGTTCAGGCGCGCCCGCAGCGGGATCGACTCGCTGCCCGTGCACCTGCCCGTGCGGCTGGGCGGCGCCGGTATCGCGCAGACAAAAGCCACGCCGATGCGCGTGCTGGGTTTCGACCAGGCGCTGGTCTGGGTCACGGTCGCGCTGCTGACCTGGGGCCTGATCATGGTGTATTCGGCCTCCATCGCGCTGCCCGACAACCCGCGCTTCGCACGCGCGGGCTACAGCGCCTCGTACTTCCTCACGCGGCACGCGGCCTCGGTGATCTTCGCGTTCATCGCCGCGCTGCTGGCTTTCCAGATCCCGATGAAGACCTGGGAGCGTGCCGCGCCCTGGCTCTTCGTGGCCTCGCTGCTGCTGCTGGTGGCCGTGCTCATTCCGCACATCGGCATCAACGTGAACGGCGCGCGCCGCTGGCTGCCGATGGGCTTCATGCGCTTTCAGCCCTCGGAGCTGGCCAAGCTCGCGATGGTGCTCTACGCCGCCAGCTACATGGTGCGCAAGATGGAGATCAAGGAGCGCTTCTTCCGCGCCGTGCTACCGATGGGCATCGCGGTGGTGGTGGTCGGCATGCTGGTGATGGCCGAGCCCGACATGGGCGCGTTCATGGTGATCGCCGTGATCGCCATGGGCATCCTGTTCCTGGGCGGCGTGAACGCGCGCATGTTCTTCGTGATTGCTGCGCTGGTGGTGGTGGCCTTCGGCACCATCGTCGCGAGCAGCCCGTGGCGCCGCGAGCGCATCTTTGCGTACCTCGATCCGTGGAGCGAAGAGCACGCGCTGGGCAAGGGCTACCAGCTGTCGCACTCGCTGATCGCCATCGGGCGCGGCGAGATCTTCGGCGTGGGCCTGGGCGGCAGCGTCGAGAAGCTGCACTGGCTGCCCGAGGCGCACACCGACTTCCTGCTGGCCGTGATCGGCGAAGAGTTCGGCCTGGTCGGTGTGCTGCTGATCATCGGCCTGTTCCTCTGGCTCACGCGCCGCATCATGCACATCGGCCGCCAGGCGATTGCGCTGGACCGCGTGTTCTCGGGCCTCGTGGCCCAGGGCGTGGGCGTGTGGCTCGGCTTCCAGACCTTCATCAACATGGGTGTGAATCTGGGCGCGCTGCCGACCAAGGGACTGACCTTGCCGCTGATGAGCTTCGGCGGCTCGGCCATCCTGATGAACCTTGTGGCGCTGGCCATCGTGCTGCGTATCGACTACGAGAACCGCGTGCTGATGCGGGGAGGTCGCGTATGA